The Caulifigura coniformis genome includes a region encoding these proteins:
- a CDS encoding tyrosine-type recombinase/integrase has product MSSKDSEFRLPDQDLSNILFLVLCLLAEKPHLQRRLRTRLEELNWRPASGKPAFHGLMARIESLGWALSTSIDDGESRDRLWQLTREGYEAWKAQFDFTDMTARRWAGVRKGVAESDFVLLAGLPPRVGKPKIVERMPTADESRKIAQAARPDLQRILAFSSLTGARPYDLITARIESVNLRARKLTLEERSASGSRITDREVSFNADASRVIREAMSQRASGLVFLTTTGRPWNADSLARAFRTARRKAGVPEDVSLSGRGGRVARADFTEVGS; this is encoded by the coding sequence ATGTCGTCGAAGGATAGTGAATTTCGGCTTCCCGATCAGGATTTATCCAACATCCTGTTCCTTGTGCTTTGCTTGCTGGCTGAGAAGCCGCATCTTCAACGGCGGCTTAGGACACGACTAGAAGAACTCAATTGGCGTCCGGCATCCGGAAAGCCAGCTTTTCACGGCCTGATGGCCCGGATTGAATCGCTGGGCTGGGCACTCTCGACGTCGATCGACGATGGCGAATCCCGCGACCGACTGTGGCAACTGACTCGCGAAGGTTACGAGGCCTGGAAAGCGCAATTCGATTTCACGGATATGACCGCGAGGCGATGGGCGGGCGTTCGGAAGGGTGTGGCTGAATCGGATTTCGTGCTGCTGGCGGGCCTTCCGCCGCGAGTCGGTAAGCCAAAGATTGTTGAGCGGATGCCGACTGCTGATGAGAGTCGGAAGATTGCTCAAGCAGCGCGTCCAGACCTGCAACGAATCCTGGCGTTTTCATCACTCACGGGCGCGCGTCCTTACGACCTAATCACTGCACGAATCGAGTCAGTGAACCTACGGGCTCGGAAACTGACTTTGGAGGAAAGGTCTGCTTCAGGTAGTCGAATCACGGATCGGGAAGTTTCGTTCAACGCCGACGCCTCACGTGTGATTCGAGAGGCGATGTCTCAGCGGGCAAGCGGTCTCGTTTTCCTGACGACGACTGGACGCCCTTGGAATGCTGACTCCCTGGCGCGAGCGTTTCGGACTGCACGTCGGAAAGCGGGCGTTCCAGAAGATGTTTCGTTGAGCGGACGTGGGGGACGTGTTGCACGCGCAGATTTCACGGAGGTCGGATCATGA
- a CDS encoding ParB/RepB/Spo0J family partition protein, whose translation MQIPVDQIVADEDFNCRQGITVLSVRDLAGSLDTVGQIQPVVVKPRDDGRFDLIAGFRRYFAATKILQWETIDAVVKEVDQHEAETLNLIENIERQDLDVLAEAKAIEKLFPASRYSSEDAARAVRKYAKWVQHRRTLLQLPEDIQKHFQAGLIPLSRVRAVLESDDRENTCAVLMGRKRRQPCKQLGKRSKREVSAMMNRLSLEFDVDPMGPVVAALSWAIGHCATDRFERIIKEKSPC comes from the coding sequence ATGCAGATACCCGTTGACCAGATTGTCGCCGACGAAGATTTCAATTGCCGGCAGGGCATTACGGTTCTCTCCGTGCGTGACCTCGCCGGAAGCCTCGACACTGTCGGACAGATTCAGCCCGTGGTCGTGAAGCCTCGCGATGACGGCCGCTTCGACCTCATCGCCGGATTCCGGCGATACTTCGCAGCTACCAAGATTCTCCAATGGGAGACGATCGACGCCGTCGTCAAAGAGGTCGACCAGCATGAAGCCGAAACGCTGAATCTGATTGAAAACATCGAACGGCAAGACCTCGATGTTCTCGCGGAAGCAAAGGCCATCGAGAAGTTGTTTCCCGCCTCGCGGTACTCGTCAGAGGATGCCGCACGGGCCGTCCGTAAATACGCCAAGTGGGTTCAACACCGTCGAACGCTGTTGCAGTTACCGGAAGACATCCAGAAGCACTTCCAAGCCGGCTTGATCCCGCTCAGCCGCGTTCGCGCCGTTCTCGAATCGGACGACCGCGAGAACACTTGCGCTGTGCTGATGGGCCGAAAGCGTCGTCAACCCTGTAAGCAACTGGGGAAGCGAAGCAAGCGCGAGGTGAGCGCGATGATGAATCGTCTCTCGCTCGAATTCGACGTTGATCCGATGGGGCCGGTGGTTGCCGCCCTGTCGTGGGCCATCGGGCATTGTGCCACTGATCGTTTTGAAAGAATCATCAAAGAGAAGAGTCCATGTTGA
- a CDS encoding tyrosine-type recombinase/integrase has product MSERKPFKRKLSDGCFRWYVLWNGRQQWLGRDEAEAQRNLERLKAGEAVVSPKQQAAKAALPEYVDKFLDWTQANKPARYDACRFALRPFVVRFEREPVAKLSRRKVEAWISEQPNPFRTRRAVVRCFKWLVNNGHVPSSPLAGMEITVSELVDKFLEHANRHYVKRGKVTSEVNSIKMAVAPLVDLFGDLPASQFGPVRLEKVRTAMIARGWCRSAINQHCGRIRRVFKRGVRLQLIQPRVLEALKALEPLLHGRTEAVEAEPVEPVSETTVEATIPHLPPMIVDMIRVHRLTGMRPGEVCSMDWTEIDTSGAVWVYRPTSHKLEHHNRKRVIAIGPQAQAVLMKYRGFGPVWPGKNGAFTTAAYRRAITRGCEFAFGMPKELRPRGKALKELTAEQREDVKRRAEAWREEHTWHPNQLRHSFATELRKSETLDVVAATLGHSRIATSELYAELNLAAATAVVAKIG; this is encoded by the coding sequence ATGAGCGAGCGAAAACCATTCAAACGAAAGTTGTCGGACGGGTGCTTCCGTTGGTACGTCCTTTGGAACGGCCGTCAGCAGTGGCTCGGAAGGGATGAAGCCGAAGCGCAGCGAAACCTGGAGCGACTGAAGGCCGGGGAAGCCGTCGTCAGTCCGAAGCAACAGGCCGCGAAGGCCGCATTGCCGGAGTACGTCGACAAGTTCCTGGACTGGACTCAGGCCAACAAGCCGGCCCGATACGACGCCTGCCGATTTGCGTTGCGTCCGTTCGTCGTGAGATTCGAGCGGGAGCCCGTCGCCAAGCTGAGCAGGCGCAAAGTCGAAGCCTGGATCAGTGAGCAGCCGAATCCCTTCCGCACGCGAAGGGCCGTTGTGCGTTGCTTCAAGTGGCTGGTCAATAACGGCCACGTGCCGTCATCACCGCTGGCCGGAATGGAAATCACCGTCTCCGAACTGGTCGACAAGTTCCTGGAGCACGCGAATCGACACTACGTGAAGCGCGGCAAGGTCACGTCCGAAGTGAATTCGATCAAGATGGCGGTCGCGCCGTTGGTCGACCTCTTTGGTGACCTGCCCGCGAGCCAGTTCGGACCGGTCCGCCTGGAGAAGGTGCGAACGGCGATGATTGCCCGCGGTTGGTGTCGGAGCGCCATCAACCAGCACTGCGGTCGCATCCGGCGCGTCTTCAAACGGGGTGTCCGTCTCCAACTGATCCAACCACGCGTCCTGGAAGCCCTGAAGGCCCTGGAGCCGCTGTTGCACGGCCGGACGGAAGCTGTTGAAGCGGAGCCGGTCGAGCCAGTTTCGGAGACGACTGTGGAAGCAACGATTCCACACCTGCCGCCGATGATCGTCGACATGATTCGCGTTCACCGGCTCACGGGGATGCGTCCCGGTGAAGTCTGTTCGATGGACTGGACAGAGATCGACACGAGCGGAGCCGTGTGGGTGTACCGCCCGACGTCCCACAAGTTGGAACATCACAACCGGAAACGTGTGATCGCGATCGGCCCGCAGGCACAAGCGGTTCTGATGAAGTACCGCGGATTCGGTCCCGTCTGGCCTGGAAAGAACGGTGCGTTCACCACGGCCGCTTACAGGCGAGCCATCACCCGCGGCTGCGAGTTCGCGTTTGGGATGCCGAAGGAACTTCGCCCGCGAGGGAAGGCGCTGAAGGAACTCACCGCTGAGCAGCGGGAGGACGTGAAGCGACGAGCCGAAGCGTGGCGCGAGGAACACACGTGGCACCCGAACCAACTCCGTCACAGCTTCGCGACCGAGCTTCGGAAGTCTGAAACTCTGGACGTGGTTGCGGCCACGCTTGGTCACAGCCGTATCGCGACGTCAGAGCTTTACGCGGAACTCAACTTGGCAGCGGCGACGGCCGTTGTGGCGAAAATTGGGTAA
- a CDS encoding uL14 family ribosomal protein: MNIVSTLLTPAAGTLTPVADIVAAVRKAIPHAHLKRGEVVAWISEAGHRLTFAGGQLQAADVKLN, translated from the coding sequence ATGAACATCGTATCAACCCTCTTGACCCCGGCCGCAGGCACCCTGACGCCAGTGGCAGACATCGTCGCCGCCGTGCGAAAGGCCATTCCTCACGCTCACCTGAAGCGTGGTGAGGTCGTCGCCTGGATTTCTGAGGCCGGCCACAGGCTCACGTTTGCCGGCGGCCAGCTTCAGGCCGCTGACGTGAAGCTCAACTGA
- a CDS encoding HNH endonuclease signature motif containing protein produces MRRASRVIWELTHGPIAAGLCVLHRCDNRACVNPAHLFLGTHAANMADMTQKGRQAKGSKVARHGEQHGCSKLTTDTVEQILRSTGTQKSIAKRFGISRSHVSAIKLGKFWKHISRKTSC; encoded by the coding sequence ATGCGAAGGGCCAGTCGGGTCATATGGGAGTTGACCCACGGCCCGATCGCTGCCGGTCTCTGCGTGCTGCATCGGTGTGACAATCGAGCATGCGTGAACCCGGCCCATCTCTTTCTCGGTACGCACGCCGCGAACATGGCCGACATGACGCAAAAGGGCAGGCAGGCAAAGGGGTCGAAAGTTGCCCGCCACGGCGAGCAACATGGATGCTCAAAGCTCACCACCGATACCGTCGAACAAATCCTGCGGTCGACCGGCACTCAAAAGAGTATCGCTAAACGATTCGGCATCAGTCGGTCACACGTCAGCGCGATCAAATTGGGCAAATTCTGGAAACACATTTCAAGGAAAACATCATGCTAA
- a CDS encoding P-loop NTPase fold protein translates to MKPDSPAPSDDAEPAQRKALAVRIRLHRFIILAAYAVIAAVSSAVAVTFGQAHTYWGDFLTRLPLQHWTWMIVISVGLAALAAFPSCRLYPLRSSHLRLDYPPLWIGVIAGIGLLPGFIFLIQKYVLAARADNTPVLTDWIVAVLLLLLIVILWSWGIRTLDDLSERMLLETASGEHPIRSAAEDEYRFDRVGKRLAHGLRQQRYRSIGLIGGYGSGKTGITNLIRENVEKIRHQAEFAQYPELWFSHTTCWGFADSKSAIHEILDAAIREVDDRADTLGVRSLPDSYISAVTASSSWIEQLWSLFSRHQSPESRLAGLSPILTALNARLVIIVEDLDRNQSQDFDRQAVLAMLQRIKDIPSLSFVLTGGRESTGDSLAFTKLCDHVEPMPTLPLVDVAKSLLAAREAASKAYGDVDPTPDPRRSDFGQLLRWDGPSLIPKYDSIERRLLMLLRTPRNLKHTIERSADLWESLHGEVDFDELLCVSALHVAAPSALDFIIRNIDDFRKTASRIESQDRSDGAINAPWYDRWQEVVPKADFDVDSVTTIIDYLLPGMVTSKIARSYGSPGPQALCRVKPTDYFRRIMEGEVPADELTDQEVLRLIEEARKGGSLTTLADKMVSSFAFIAKWEQFADRFPRDRLLELISLTLKEAVTPALFKRQPGSEAWLVPLRATYRCKPMPADQYVDWMWREMEKALPKNIGLANSIYDQFALGEPRLIEWDQREYCRDRLRERVYAWCKEHWPKLTPAEFAKAVDGPAGSRGWELCQLMFPGSSRGFKVKHSERSDWAWAGPLIQAAAVACPDIMIRQVANLVFKQVQFTVGPVDGKSLRALFGENGRNVVKWIADNSHRLPPVEGMDGKVVDDLAERWLLHGDEPEDGKATDPVTDNQDGTAPPSDS, encoded by the coding sequence ATGAAGCCCGATTCACCTGCACCTTCCGACGACGCCGAACCCGCACAAAGGAAGGCGCTGGCGGTCCGAATCCGGCTTCATCGCTTCATCATTCTCGCTGCTTATGCGGTGATTGCGGCAGTTTCCAGCGCGGTCGCAGTTACATTCGGCCAAGCCCACACATACTGGGGAGACTTCCTCACGCGGCTTCCACTTCAGCATTGGACCTGGATGATTGTCATCAGCGTTGGACTGGCCGCACTCGCGGCCTTTCCTAGCTGTCGTCTCTATCCCCTGAGAAGCTCGCATCTCAGACTGGACTATCCGCCGCTCTGGATCGGCGTCATTGCAGGAATCGGCCTTCTGCCGGGCTTCATTTTTCTGATCCAAAAGTACGTTCTTGCAGCTCGCGCCGACAATACGCCTGTGCTGACCGATTGGATCGTGGCCGTTCTGCTTCTCTTACTGATCGTGATCCTCTGGTCCTGGGGCATACGGACACTAGACGACCTTTCAGAACGCATGTTGCTAGAGACAGCTTCCGGTGAACATCCAATTCGAAGTGCAGCCGAAGATGAATACCGCTTCGATCGCGTCGGGAAGAGATTGGCACATGGACTGCGCCAACAGCGGTATCGAAGCATTGGACTCATCGGCGGTTACGGAAGCGGAAAGACCGGGATTACGAACTTGATTCGAGAGAATGTTGAGAAAATCCGTCACCAAGCAGAGTTCGCACAGTATCCGGAGTTGTGGTTCTCCCATACGACGTGCTGGGGATTCGCCGACTCGAAATCGGCCATTCACGAAATCTTGGATGCCGCAATCCGAGAGGTCGACGATCGCGCGGACACGCTCGGCGTGCGATCGCTACCTGATTCCTACATTTCAGCCGTCACTGCATCCTCAAGCTGGATTGAACAGCTTTGGTCGCTGTTTAGTCGGCATCAGAGTCCAGAAAGCAGACTGGCGGGTCTGTCCCCAATCTTGACTGCCCTGAATGCACGGCTGGTCATCATCGTTGAGGACTTAGATCGAAACCAAAGCCAAGATTTCGATCGTCAGGCTGTTCTTGCGATGCTTCAACGAATCAAAGACATCCCTTCGCTGTCATTTGTCCTCACCGGCGGTCGCGAGAGTACCGGAGACTCGCTCGCATTTACAAAGCTCTGCGATCACGTCGAGCCGATGCCCACTCTGCCATTGGTCGACGTCGCGAAATCCCTGCTGGCGGCGCGAGAGGCAGCATCGAAGGCGTACGGCGACGTCGATCCCACTCCTGACCCGCGCCGTAGCGACTTTGGCCAACTGCTTCGCTGGGATGGCCCATCACTCATACCGAAGTACGATTCGATCGAGCGACGTCTGCTTATGCTGCTCAGAACCCCTAGGAACCTGAAGCACACAATAGAACGGTCAGCGGATCTTTGGGAATCGCTGCATGGGGAAGTGGACTTTGATGAGTTGCTCTGCGTTTCAGCGCTCCATGTCGCTGCACCGTCCGCTCTGGATTTTATAATTCGTAACATCGACGACTTCCGCAAAACAGCCAGCCGCATTGAAAGCCAAGACCGAAGTGACGGTGCGATAAATGCACCCTGGTATGACCGGTGGCAAGAGGTTGTGCCAAAAGCCGACTTCGACGTCGATTCTGTCACGACAATTATTGACTACCTTTTGCCTGGAATGGTGACTTCAAAGATCGCAAGAAGCTATGGGAGTCCTGGTCCGCAAGCGCTTTGCCGGGTGAAGCCGACGGATTACTTCAGGCGAATCATGGAAGGTGAAGTCCCGGCGGACGAACTTACCGATCAGGAAGTGTTGAGGTTGATCGAAGAGGCTCGCAAGGGCGGCAGCTTGACGACGCTCGCAGACAAAATGGTGTCGAGCTTCGCCTTTATTGCGAAGTGGGAGCAGTTCGCGGATCGATTTCCGCGAGATCGATTGCTGGAACTGATTAGCTTGACGTTGAAGGAGGCCGTGACACCCGCGCTCTTTAAGCGCCAGCCCGGCTCGGAAGCATGGCTGGTCCCGCTCCGGGCCACATACCGCTGCAAGCCGATGCCCGCAGATCAGTATGTGGATTGGATGTGGCGAGAAATGGAAAAGGCGCTTCCGAAGAACATTGGTCTCGCGAACAGCATCTACGACCAGTTCGCGCTAGGTGAGCCCCGCCTGATTGAATGGGACCAACGTGAATACTGTCGAGACCGCCTTCGTGAGCGGGTTTATGCGTGGTGCAAAGAGCACTGGCCAAAGCTAACCCCAGCAGAATTTGCCAAGGCAGTCGATGGTCCAGCAGGGTCGCGTGGATGGGAACTGTGTCAGTTAATGTTCCCTGGCTCATCGCGTGGATTCAAAGTGAAACACTCCGAACGCAGCGATTGGGCATGGGCAGGCCCACTGATTCAAGCGGCGGCCGTTGCCTGCCCTGACATCATGATTCGCCAAGTCGCGAATCTCGTTTTCAAACAGGTTCAGTTCACTGTTGGCCCGGTGGACGGCAAGTCGCTGCGGGCTCTTTTCGGAGAAAATGGTCGGAATGTTGTGAAGTGGATCGCCGACAATTCCCATCGCTTGCCTCCGGTCGAAGGGATGGATGGAAAAGTTGTCGACGATCTAGCCGAACGATGGCTCCTGCATGGTGACGAGCCGGAAGATGGCAAAGCCACTGACCCAGTCACTGATAACCAAGACGGGACTGCGCCGCCTAGCGATTCATGA
- a CDS encoding HNH endonuclease signature motif containing protein translates to MSFWESFTCCFPWPGARRGSTPVVKFKGKVTSPRRVAWEQVRGPIPPGCDVVTTCGNSLCCNPNHLTLSSPKLSDDDVRAIRESSLPSRVLAAVHGINKRNVDRIRTRELRAGVEQWKKSNRFSALKSEPP, encoded by the coding sequence ATGAGCTTTTGGGAATCCTTCACCTGTTGCTTCCCCTGGCCTGGCGCACGCAGAGGTTCTACACCGGTTGTGAAGTTCAAGGGCAAGGTGACGAGTCCCCGGCGGGTCGCGTGGGAACAAGTACGCGGTCCGATTCCTCCTGGCTGCGACGTCGTCACCACCTGCGGCAACTCGCTGTGTTGCAACCCGAATCACCTCACGCTGTCGTCCCCGAAGCTGAGTGATGACGACGTGCGAGCGATTCGGGAATCGTCGCTGCCGTCTCGCGTCCTGGCGGCCGTTCACGGCATCAACAAGCGGAACGTCGACCGCATTCGCACCCGCGAACTACGGGCCGGAGTTGAACAATGGAAGAAATCAAACAGGTTCTCGGCTTTGAAGTCGGAACCGCCCTGA
- a CDS encoding helix-turn-helix domain-containing protein: MNIESLYAKYLKIASDPTAAATLVLAHVQAGQTDRPELLDTTAAAEQLGVSKAQVQSFARNGQIRHIRVGRLMKFKPEHIDEFLRPASFL, translated from the coding sequence GTGAATATCGAAAGCCTGTACGCCAAGTACCTGAAGATCGCGAGCGACCCAACAGCCGCCGCCACGCTGGTCCTCGCGCATGTTCAAGCTGGTCAAACCGACCGGCCTGAATTGCTCGACACAACGGCCGCTGCCGAGCAGCTTGGCGTGTCCAAAGCGCAGGTCCAATCGTTTGCCCGCAACGGCCAGATACGGCACATCCGCGTTGGCCGTCTGATGAAATTCAAGCCCGAACATATCGACGAGTTCCTGCGACCAGCGTCGTTCCTGTGA
- a CDS encoding helix-turn-helix domain-containing protein: protein MNFAEIVSTRLKALSMNQRQLAQRAGLTPMKVSRLLTGKEEPSLAVAESLLKAVGGALQPHLVDVVTYKTGLAHKKGLPVDSPELWEQ from the coding sequence ATGAACTTCGCAGAAATCGTTTCCACTCGGCTCAAGGCGCTGAGCATGAATCAGCGTCAGCTTGCGCAGCGGGCCGGCCTCACTCCGATGAAAGTGTCTCGGCTCCTGACCGGGAAAGAAGAACCGTCCCTGGCCGTGGCTGAGTCGCTCCTGAAGGCTGTCGGCGGCGCGTTGCAGCCTCACTTGGTCGACGTCGTCACCTACAAGACCGGACTTGCCCATAAGAAAGGCTTGCCGGTCGACTCGCCGGAGTTGTGGGAGCAGTGA
- a CDS encoding HNH endonuclease family protein codes for MGATRADGFGVLRLAGRLTYPHRVAFYLSGGKSRTSHVTHTCGNHACCNPKHLTTRPGSGKLIPVPGTK; via the coding sequence ATGGGGGCGACCCGTGCCGATGGCTTCGGCGTCCTGCGACTTGCAGGCCGTCTGACCTACCCGCATCGAGTCGCGTTCTATCTGAGCGGCGGGAAGTCGCGGACATCGCACGTCACGCATACGTGCGGAAATCATGCCTGCTGCAATCCAAAACATCTGACCACGCGACCCGGAAGCGGGAAGCTCATTCCAGTACCGGGGACGAAATGA
- a CDS encoding helix-turn-helix domain-containing protein produces the protein MNELLQQLDKRRRMVQMTQTHLAFQSGLTQAAVSNILAGKTSPTLATLKALVTAMGGKVTVEFPTEPYQFRNQRAEWLDRSPSSGMVWTIHKDWQSLPPLPRRPAPKPTGKPDNS, from the coding sequence ATGAACGAACTACTTCAACAACTCGACAAGCGGCGACGCATGGTCCAAATGACTCAGACGCACCTCGCGTTTCAGTCCGGACTGACTCAGGCCGCGGTGTCGAACATCCTGGCCGGAAAGACATCGCCGACGCTCGCGACCCTGAAAGCTCTCGTCACTGCGATGGGCGGCAAGGTCACCGTCGAGTTTCCAACCGAGCCTTACCAGTTCAGGAACCAGCGTGCCGAATGGCTTGATCGGTCACCGTCGAGCGGCATGGTCTGGACGATTCACAAGGACTGGCAAAGCCTGCCGCCGCTTCCGCGCCGTCCAGCGCCGAAACCGACCGGAAAGCCCGACAACTCATGA
- a CDS encoding primase-helicase family protein, which translates to MTRPELVELPDWEPELIGVTGFDPEGYSTFGGVDIDGLNHAAGLTPERIAEIIAALKPVKFVRVQRSKSGRGIHLLFRWHPDRRPRASTGSDHARNCERAIREIERQSGLKLIGGDADCFGQVLWIWSKNPAPNGFEVLQEETEFVPDELLELPARQPVPATNDVSTVDFDPQHSRLIDEWSQTNYAVITDTLTDGRRCVRLHTLALGVPTTSEGKDPRTPNAYGFPLPGGGFIFFRFGDVAEIEPWFRTKTGKTCLLIGADIEFAARMRLRSNKGVFLGTVREIAAVVPGMNTAGFEDRPGELDRDGDQWIVSVASRKEEPLPPGWVKQGYKALFFVDAPVEELSEQIYAVVEEATADGAEMGDFMRMVDGEPRYFNERQLENDLDREGKSRDQIAVMKRSAVVLQKRVAHLRPSRIEGKWLNIGARYIVTPQAGEHPTWTMLDEHVGQTVTPHLPPWCLEHGIRTGGDWMRLWRCVAFQRPDRPTPFVTLVSKLQGTGKTTYVNALKLLVTGGIAGATGMLRKNSQFNSHVMRSWLAIIVESDISRDGTYDLLKPLISDDDAECEAKFKTATVAQNFCHFVQTVNHLRYCPLGEPGDTRIAVVRVPPIQNEIDRDELKRRLQAEAPAYLHTLLNTTLPPPAGRLWLPIPNTPERQLLIDMRTAPLERFLAEKVDEIPHNRIPAGEFVDRYQTWFLEVMGKGTAPGKQEVLADLRSFDTTLKYVGDHHGAYVVNGAWK; encoded by the coding sequence ATGACGCGACCGGAGTTGGTCGAGCTTCCCGACTGGGAACCCGAACTGATCGGCGTCACCGGCTTCGACCCGGAAGGCTACAGCACCTTCGGCGGCGTCGACATTGACGGCTTGAACCACGCGGCCGGCCTGACGCCGGAACGCATCGCCGAAATCATCGCCGCTCTGAAGCCCGTCAAGTTCGTCCGAGTCCAGCGCAGCAAGTCGGGGCGTGGCATTCACCTGCTGTTTCGCTGGCATCCTGACCGGCGGCCCCGTGCTTCGACCGGTTCCGATCATGCTCGCAACTGCGAACGGGCAATTCGCGAGATTGAGCGGCAGAGTGGCCTGAAGCTGATCGGCGGCGATGCTGACTGCTTCGGACAGGTGTTGTGGATTTGGAGTAAGAACCCCGCGCCCAACGGGTTCGAGGTGTTGCAGGAAGAAACGGAGTTCGTGCCCGATGAGTTACTGGAGCTTCCTGCCCGACAGCCGGTCCCGGCTACGAACGATGTCTCAACCGTCGACTTTGATCCGCAGCATTCCCGCTTGATCGACGAATGGTCGCAGACCAACTACGCCGTCATCACGGACACGCTGACAGACGGCCGCCGTTGCGTTCGTCTGCATACCCTCGCCCTTGGTGTTCCCACGACCAGCGAGGGTAAAGACCCGCGAACACCGAACGCTTACGGCTTCCCACTGCCGGGCGGCGGGTTCATTTTCTTCCGCTTCGGCGACGTGGCGGAAATCGAACCTTGGTTCCGAACAAAAACCGGCAAGACTTGTCTGCTGATCGGCGCGGACATCGAGTTCGCGGCCCGTATGCGGCTGCGATCAAACAAGGGCGTGTTCCTCGGAACCGTTCGGGAGATTGCGGCGGTCGTTCCCGGCATGAACACGGCAGGGTTCGAGGATCGGCCCGGCGAGCTTGATCGTGACGGCGACCAGTGGATTGTTTCGGTCGCCTCGCGGAAGGAAGAACCACTTCCCCCAGGTTGGGTCAAGCAGGGTTACAAGGCCCTGTTCTTCGTCGATGCTCCGGTCGAGGAACTATCCGAGCAAATCTACGCCGTGGTCGAGGAAGCGACCGCCGACGGCGCGGAGATGGGCGACTTCATGCGGATGGTCGACGGCGAGCCTCGATACTTCAACGAACGGCAGTTGGAAAACGACCTCGACCGCGAAGGGAAGTCCCGTGACCAGATTGCCGTGATGAAGCGATCGGCCGTCGTCCTTCAGAAGCGAGTCGCCCACCTGCGGCCGTCGCGAATCGAGGGCAAGTGGCTGAACATCGGTGCGAGGTACATCGTTACACCGCAGGCCGGCGAGCATCCGACGTGGACCATGCTCGATGAGCATGTCGGCCAGACAGTGACGCCACATCTCCCGCCGTGGTGTCTCGAACATGGCATCCGGACCGGCGGCGATTGGATGCGACTTTGGCGATGCGTGGCGTTCCAACGTCCCGACCGCCCGACGCCATTCGTCACCCTAGTATCAAAGTTGCAAGGCACCGGGAAAACGACCTATGTCAACGCCCTCAAGTTGCTCGTCACCGGCGGAATCGCCGGCGCGACGGGGATGTTGCGAAAGAACAGTCAGTTCAATTCGCACGTCATGCGAAGCTGGCTTGCGATCATCGTGGAATCGGACATCAGTCGTGATGGCACGTATGACTTGCTGAAGCCTCTCATTTCGGACGACGACGCGGAATGCGAGGCGAAGTTCAAGACGGCGACAGTCGCGCAGAACTTCTGCCACTTCGTACAGACGGTGAACCACCTGCGCTACTGCCCGTTGGGCGAGCCGGGTGACACGCGGATCGCGGTCGTCAGAGTGCCGCCGATTCAGAACGAGATTGATCGCGATGAGTTGAAACGACGGCTGCAAGCTGAAGCTCCGGCCTACCTTCACACGTTGCTCAACACGACGCTTCCGCCCCCGGCCGGCCGCCTCTGGCTGCCGATCCCGAACACGCCGGAGCGTCAATTGTTGATCGACATGCGAACGGCCCCCCTCGAACGGTTCCTCGCTGAGAAAGTCGACGAAATTCCCCACAACCGCATCCCGGCTGGTGAATTCGTCGACCGCTATCAGACGTGGTTTCTTGAGGTGATGGGCAAGGGCACTGCGCCCGGCAAGCAGGAAGTGCTTGCCGACCTGCGATCCTTCGATACGACCCTGAAGTATGTCGGCGACCATCACGGCGCGTACGTCGTGAATGGTGCTTGGAAGTAG